DNA from Brassica napus cultivar Da-Ae chromosome C4, Da-Ae, whole genome shotgun sequence:
TTGAAGGGTTTTAATAGGCCCAATTAAGAGATAGAGAGACCAGAAAAGTAAAGTTATGGAAACTGGTCCCTTCATATTTTTACCATTTTGGAATATTTTGACATGTTCCTTGAAAAGTATCAGTCTGATGTCTGAAACAGAGAAGCATAATTTGCTTACTTGTTTTAAAGGTAATGATTGTAGTTGACCCTAGGTCGATAATGCCTTTACATTATAGATCACCGACCGTTGTTTATTGAATTTaacctttatatatttatcaacaaatgtttttttttttggtaggtcaacaaataaataaaatgcttATGTATATGCTGACAACTTGCTTATGTATAGGCTTACAACATTAGAATTGTTTGGCTGAACCTTCTTCCACCTGATTTCCACGAGCCTCCAACACTTTCTTGAGGCTGAGTCATCTTTCAGTATGTGAACTCTAATTCTTTAGTGTAAATGAGTGTACTCTTAATGCCTGCAATATTCTTATTAATTGTGACTGGACATAGCTCTCGCGTGGTACGTAGACTCTGGCGTGTGCCCACTTACGTCCTGAgatccaaatatttttctttatagtATAAGTAAGTCGTATAACACTTCGGAAACACTTATTATAtagtttcttaaattttatttaactagagatttatttgtttattttatccTATTATCCGGATATAAATATATTCCACAATTATATCTCCACCTATAGTTCAGGGAAGTCCCAGCTTCaagagaaaacataatcttagaACTTGTcattaatcaaacaaaaatgtGTGCATTAGTCCCTCCATTGTTCCCAAACTTTGGGTGGCCGTCGACAGGAGAGTACGAGAGTAACTACCTGGCCGGAGTGAACCTCGAGGACTTTACGTTTCTTGATTTTCCGGCACCAGAGACATATGGAGTGGAACATCATCAGGAGATTCAGGAAATGTTGGGGGTCTCTGTTCCGTCCGAGGGGAATGGAGTTGTAACCAAGAAGCTTAATCACAATGCTAGTGAGCGTGACCGTCGCAAGAAGATCAACTCTTTGTTCTCGTCTCTCCGTTCATGTCTCCCAGCTTCTGATCAAACGGTAAGTAGCTACTCCGCTATATCGTCTAATTAGTTTCACCTCAAAACCAAATAGCAATAATTAGATAATTAGTCTGCTCATTACATTATTTTTATGTGATATTTATAATACGCTTGTCCATACATCTAATACCATTTAGAGGAAGaatcttttttctttaatttctttAATTTCTTTCTTGCAGAAGAAGCTAAGTATTCCTCAGACGGTTTCTCGGAGCTTGAAGTACATTCCAGAGCTGCAAGAGCAAGTGAAGAAGCTAATACAAAAGAAGGAAGAACTCTTGGTGCGAGTATCAGGTCAAAGAGCCATTGAACATTATGTTGAGCCGCAGCCAAAGGCCGTTGCACGTTACGTCTCGACCATTTCTGCGACTAAGCTTGGAGACAACGAAGTGCTGGTCCAAATCTCATCGTCCAAGAATCATAACTTTTCGATATCTAATGTGTTGAGTGGGTTAGAAGAAGATGGGTTTGTTCTTGTTGATGTTTCATCTTCCAGGTATCATGGAAAATGGCTCTTCTACTCTTTGCATCTTCAAATGGGAAATAAAGATAATCACAAACTGAAGTGCGAAGAGCTAAGCCAGAGAATTTTGTACTTGTATGAGGAATGTGAAAACTCATTTAGATGATAATTTGTTATTGTTtcttttagttaaaagctaagagaccgtatcttatattacgctaagagACCCAATTTAAGAAAcctgcaataaacatgctctaacaTCCATGTAGTCAAGTTGTTTCGTTTATTTTTCTTGTCGAAGTCAATGATCGATTATTACATTTACATGCTATTGAATATTGACTGATTACTATGAAATTCATGTTACcgaaaacttttatttttgtttagacTTTTTTCTTTGGGGGCCCAACTTTTTGTCGTCTTCTACTCtttgtttatgtattttttaattatttacatattgTTAACAGTTAGTTGTGTattgtatattaataaaatcaacaaggaaaaattgttttttcgggccaaaaaatgataactatgtcctATTAGgctaatttttcttttgtagcATTTTTTCCTCTAATATTCTTtagtattttctaaaataaattaaataaatagttttacaaacaaaaaagattcaaaaaatAGTAACCACCGATGAAATACTTATATCAACTTATTGGTATTTTTTCCaattctaaaaatgtttaaatcgtaatttcaaattttgttcTACAAAAAATAGAATTGACATTCTACACAGTAGAAAATGTaatccacttttttcattgaatctaataTGTTTGGAATACGTCATCTACGTAAACAAtagtaatctaaaaatatttggaaaacacATTTCGCGCTTAACCTATCATTCTAAAAATTGTAGAATTtgaaatctacacattactataaatctaaacctgtagaaatcgaaatctacacattactataaatctaaaactagtagaaatcgatttaaaacatgtttaatgtgttctacatatactagaataaagattctacggataagaataaTCAGTTCCAAAAATATGGGAAgagaatatttggaaatattcagtttccttaaatttattaaatcgatttttttaaaaaaagtcgtgatttataaaattaatttttaaattaaaaaaaaataaaacatcgaTTTGGAAAAATTTTCTCATGCCATCTTATTCTCCCCTTTGTTCTTCAAGGAGAAGAGAAAAATGAGTTTGATTGATTAGAAATCGAGTTTTAAGAGTTCACCTCGTGTTTGTTCGGTTCAAATCAGGTGAGAATCAAACCGGATTTAACCGACGAAAACCAGGAAATCGATTTGGAAGACTTACTTAGGCacgagatcgatcgatcccgaagACGCGACCGATCGATCGAAGTGGGATCGAGCTTCTGCGATCGACTGACCTGGGCTTGGTCGATCAGTATATGCTATGCATATTTTTGTTGTTCTGGATAAATTTATCAGGATCGACCGGTTTAGATCGAACTTTTGCTTACGGGATTGATCGATCCctttgagaaaaaaaacttcgaactttagatttttttggagatttttaatattttattttaattattttagttaaaattatattttaatatttaacaatgttttattaattgcaattttgaaaattttaattgaaattaagaacaatattgtcattttgaaaatatttagacTAATATGACATATAGTATTTGAGAATTGCCTAATaggacatagttat
Protein-coding regions in this window:
- the LOC125585164 gene encoding transcription factor ORG2-like, which produces MCALVPPLFPNFGWPSTGEYESNYLAGVNLEDFTFLDFPAPETYGVEHHQEIQEMLGVSVPSEGNGVVTKKLNHNASERDRRKKINSLFSSLRSCLPASDQTKKLSIPQTVSRSLKYIPELQEQVKKLIQKKEELLVRVSGQRAIEHYVEPQPKAVARYVSTISATKLGDNEVLVQISSSKNHNFSISNVLSGLEEDGFVLVDVSSSRYHGKWLFYSLHLQMGNKDNHKLKCEELSQRILYLYEECENSFR